In Vicia villosa cultivar HV-30 ecotype Madison, WI linkage group LG7, Vvil1.0, whole genome shotgun sequence, the DNA window TCGGCAACTTTGTTTCACGATCTATTCTCCCAAAAGCCAAACCTCCTTTTTCCACTGTGATGAAAACCTCTTTTTCTACGTGCCTCTTCCTTTACACAAAAACCTAATTCCTCATTAAAATAAAtcttattttccttttctttattcCATTAatccaataataacaataataatattattattatatctaatgGGTTTAAACTTCACACCTCCAATTTGCTATTTAACACACAACCTCAAAATCCAACTTAATTAAATAATccataataatattattcttaatattatttctccgactaaccgaCTAAAATctgactttaacttaataatccaaatgcGCCTCTTAAAATCACACTGACAAATTCAACTACTTCAATACATTCTTAAACTTCTTCTAAATCCAAtaattaaatccttcaataatttaattaactaattaattaaatttggggcgttacaataGTGACCTAGAAATCAACAAGGATGAGCAAGGGGTTACTAAGAATACCAATGTCACTAAGGATGTCAATGACATTGACAATAATGAGCACCCTAAGGCCAATAGTAAAACTGATACTAATGTGGTAGACTTAGATGAGTACTCTGAAGACGAATTACTTACTTCCTTGAATCCGAGTGTAGCCAACAGGCTAATGACAAGAAGAAAAGGCAAAGTTGTTATTCAAGGATCACAAAAAAGGAGCACTCACATGAACAACCCTGCCAAAGATACTATCAGGAAGAAGAGTACTTCTGCAGGTCCTGTCAAGAGCAAAGCCGTTACCAAGAGTAAAGGGGTTGGTCCTTCAAAATCTTGGAGCAGGGTcattccaaagaaaagaaaagagcggGAAATAGCTGAACCTGAATCTGATGTTGAAGCAAATGTCCCTGACATTTCATCAAGGAAGAAGCATACAACCAGTAAGCTTGCTGCTAACATCCCTGAAGTTCCCATTGATAATGTATCTTTCCATTATGCCTCTAGTGTCAGGAGATGGAAATATGTTCTCCAAAAGAGATTGGCTGTTGAAAGGGAATTGACTCCAAATGCTCTTGAAAACAAGGAGGTCCTAGAGTTGATTCAAGAAGCTGGACTGCTAAAAACTGTGTGCAATCTTCCCAAATGCTATGAGAAGCTGGTCAAAGAATTTGTGGTAAACCTATCTGAAGAGTGTGACAATAGCTGAAGCGGAGACTACAAAAAGGTGTTTGTAAGAGGTAAGTGTGTATCGTTCTCTCCTTCTGTGATTAATAAATTCTTAGGAAGAACAGATGAATCTCAAACTGAGCTGGAAGTAACAGACAACCAAGTTTGTCAAGTGATCACAGCCAAGCAAGTAAAAAGCTGGCCTATGAAAGAACAACTAACTGCAAGTAAGTTGAGCATCAAGTATGCAATGCTTCACAAAATAGGTCCAGCTAATTGGGTTCCAACAAATCACAAGTCCACTATCTCAACTGTGCTTGGTAGATTTCTGTATGCTGTAGGAACAAAGGCAAAGTTTGATTATGGAGCATATATTTTCGACCAAACCATGAAGCATGCTGGAAGCTTCAGTATTAAGGGTTCAATTGCCTTTCCATCCCTCTTGAGTGGTATAATTCTGGATCAATATCCAAACATTCTCAATGAAAATGATGTGGTGTGCAAGAGAGAAAGTCCCTTGGCTTTTCATTACAAACTGTTTAAGGGAAAGCATGTTCCAGACATTGTCATGACATCAGCTGAAACTTCCAAATCTGAAGCATCAGTCAGTAAAGCAGAAGTCATAGCAATCCTAAAAGAGACTTGCAAAGAACTGGAAGCTAGAAAAATGTCTCTTGGACAAATGATACGAACTCTGGAAATGGACGAGAATGAGGAGTTTGCAGATACAGAAGAGATGGAAGATAAAGATGATCAAGAAGTTGAGGAAGAAAGTGCTAGTCCGACTAATGACTTTGAGAAAGAAAGTTCTTCAGACACCTCAGCTGGCTATGACTCTGAGCAGTAGTTGCAACTAGAGTCTAGtgtgtttatttttgttttgtttgatttgttttgttgcttttagttttgtgtgttttattttttcGGTCAGTTTTATTTTTGGACTTATTTAAACTCGTTGAGCGAGGAGAAGACACTTCATTTGACTTTGGCaacatttgtggccaaacagggggagaagtaagTAATATGTGTCACCCCaaaacaacaagaatggtggctGTGTGTGATCAACAAGATTCTATTTACTTatctttgtgttgatctgtttgtgcttgtgtttgtgcttgtgctactcttgtggctTGTGCTTGTGCTTCTATTGTGGACTGTCTGTTTTTATGTctgagcactgtgtgcatactggtgatgtatgcTGTTTGTTTATATtagcttgtgtttgttttgattatCCGCTGCAAATgtttctctggtatggtgtgacaggatgtttttgccaaaaatttgccaaaggggggatTGAAGGTGTTTTGCAGGTTgactgcattattggtaaaacatacctggttgattgtgtttatgcaggttgcatatattgtgtggagctaatacaggttttgtaaggaatgtcatgatcgatgtcatgacatccatgtgtgacagcaggagctgttattatttgttaattgtgtTTCTTGATTTATCCTtcttatcagtttaggaaactttttattgagtgctgcacaTTTCATCCAGAAGATCCTattgacagcacattgtgtaacagacagttgacatgtgaattaggttaactttgttaaccctaatgtatttctaaaaaagcccaaggcccaagagtgcttataaaaagacctgcaatcctaatttggaacgcagacagaagattatATTTGTGAAGAACGactgttctgtaactgtctcgtgtgatccaaaCAATTATCATGTTGATAATCGTCGTGGAGTAATTTGTTTTGTTTCTGGTACTTGTGATCCAcactattatctttgatgattgcgttggagttagtttatgttttagttgtgtcactctaagcttttaagcacgagtgtgtgtctcttgattgaagcttgtaagcagatcaaggtgtgtatttgaagagtgtcttctatctgtaattgtttattgtgtatgtgtatcactgctgtgattgagggggagtggaatggagatattccatatctaggtagaacttAGGTAGAAGGGtcgttgggtagtgattaagtgaggagttgtaaactgggagtttagctctgaattgatactgctaatagtggacttcatccctggcttggtagcccccagagtaggttgtttgaaccgaactgggtaaacaattctgtgtgttctttattgttttatgctgtttattattattttctatgctgcgtaattgtggatgtcataacatccagtttgacatcgagtgTGTATTACTATAATTTTCACAAGTAGATGGAGAATTCGACAAACTGAAAGATACTCGCATAAATGAACTTAAAGTACATGGGTTGAAATGAcagaaaagtaaaatatttttttagggtAATAACTAGAAATACTGGAAATTAAATACAAGAAATTTAAATCCaccgaaaataaaaagaaaagcagcaagcttcctcccccacacttaaacttcGCGTTTTCCTCAATGCGACTTTGTGTGGTAGAAACGGTAAATACTCACTACTCGTTTCCTCTTCCTCGTGCTCGGCCTCGGGTACATGCTCTACCTCCCCTTCATCCTTCATCGTCGTCTCTAGGCGGAACTATCCTGGCATGATACACATACTCATGTAAGCCTTCAACACGGTATGTCAAACAATGCATTTCTTCCGCGAGGTTTGTAATGCTTTGATCATTCCGATACGCATAATCATGTTGATCTCTTTGCATCTGATGCATCAGCGTCATCATTTCATTATGCCCCGCCTCATTCCTCTGATGACACTGAGTTTCTTCCTCGTGGTTGCGTATCATCTCTCTATACACGTCATCCAGTCTGACTGGTTGATTCCTTCGCTGGggttgatgtccagatgatccaACAACATTTTCAGGATTGGGTTGGGGGTTTTCATCAGGCTGGGGCTCTTCTTGATCCATTTCCTGTTCGATCTCATCCACATTATCTGCATTGTTTTGATTATCTTGTATGTTCTCACTATGAGCAGGCGCGTCATGGTCATAGATCCAGTTGTTTCTGCGGTCTATCTTTGTGATCTCGCTATTTGGTAATATAACACTGTGAACCTCCTTGTTTCGTAccatgaggttgaatcttccgtCCTGTTTTGCCTTTATGAGGTGACCAGCTCGCAGTTGTTGATGTCCATGAAAACGGCTGGTAGAGACGGTAGATTTTCTAGCCTATCGTTTAGATCGAGGGCTCAAGCTATACCAGTGACAAGCCATCCTACACATAATGGTGTGTTTCCTTCTCTTGACACGAGAGCTTGAATGTGAGACGTGAGGAAAGTACTGGCATTAACCCGATGGTTGGCAAAATCACAATAGAAGAAGTATAACTCATTGGCATTGACTTTATTGCTGTTGGTCCTTCCGAAGATAGTGTTGGCTAAGATGCGGTGAAAGTAACGCATGACCGGATTATGAATTTGAGAAGAAAAACGCATGTCGGGAGCGACATTTTCGTTACCAGACACTCGTTGCCATACGGCATTCGATGTTCTTTGCCAGTCAAGCTCGGGCGGAACTCTATAATTGACTCCCTCAACACGTGTGAACTGAAAGATCGCACTTAAGTTGTCTtgattctgttagaacaagatttgttcagatcaatattcttagttctgatgataa includes these proteins:
- the LOC131618699 gene encoding uncharacterized protein LOC131618699 yields the protein MSQQSNDESPILDSATLEESSNPNRVLNVVPLRTISSDDVKATKPKTTHAKRPKEDTHNKGTKSSSSATMEKLTKEGSNDLEINKDEQGVTKNTNVTKDVNDIDNNEHPKANSKTDTNVVDLDEYSEDELLTSLNPSVANRLMTRRKGKVVIQGSQKRSTHMNNPAKDTIRKKSTSAGPVKSKAVTKSKGVGPSKSWSRVIPKKRKEREIAEPESDVEANVPDISSRKKHTTSKLAANIPEVPIDNVSFHYASSVRRWKYVLQKRLAVERELTPNALENKEVLELIQEAGLLKTVCNLPKCYEKLVKEFVVNLSEECDNS